A portion of the Phycodurus eques isolate BA_2022a chromosome 3, UOR_Pequ_1.1, whole genome shotgun sequence genome contains these proteins:
- the LOC133400212 gene encoding gastrula zinc finger protein XlCGF8.2DB-like has translation MEEHLRSDADCEDVQQLIGHQEELPRPPRCGSSSVEQDDPQAPHVKEEEEDLQPPQIKEEEEETDVSNLPLTCVSVKNEDKKPEWSKFHIHSPNGDHCGGPPSDNLLGPLSDGGDTEEPLRNNTDCVDDHKPTNCSEMQSTLHKETSQRRKKRVNCSVCGKTFATKQTLVTHMRTHTGEKPFSCSFCGKEFSQKGPMIRHMRVHTGEKPFSCPVCRKTFSQKGSIELHMRTHTGEKPFSCSACGKTFSQKENMITHMRKHTGEKPFRCSDCGKSFSRKEHVATHMRTHTGGIPFTCSVCGESYGHRASLTEHMQKHNTES, from the exons ATGGAAGAACATTTGAGGAGCGATGCAGACTGTGAAG ACGTTCAGCAGCTGATTGGTCATCAGGAAGAACTTCCCCGTCCACCACGGTGTGGGAGCTCCAGTGTGGAGCAAGATGATCCACAGGCCCCACatgttaaagaggaagaggaggatctACAGCCGCCCCAGattaaggaggaagaggaggagactgACGTCAGCAATTTGCCACTGACTTGTGTCTCTGTGAAAAACGAAGACAAGAAACCGGAGTGGTCGAAATTTCATATTCACAGTCCAAATGGTGACCACTGTGGGGGCCCACCGTCAGACAACCTCTTAGGTCCACTGTCAGACGGTGGGGACACAGAAGAACCTTTGAGGAACAACACAGACTGTGTAGATGATCACAAACCAACCAACTGCTCTGAAATGCAATCAACTCTCCACAAGGAAACTTCACAAAGGCGTAAAAAACGTGTTaactgctcagtttgtggtaaaacttTTGCTACTAAGCAAACTTTGGTaacacacatgagaacacacacaggagaaaaaccctttagttgctcaTTTTGCGGTAAAGAATTTTCTCAAAAGGGACCAATGATACGACACATGAGAgtacacacaggagaaaaacccttcagCTGCCCAGTTTGCAGGAAAACATTCTCCCAAAAAGGAAGTATAGAAttacacatgagaacacacacaggagaaaaacccttcagTTGCTCTGCTTGTGGCAAAACATTCtctcaaaaagaaaatatgataaCACACATGAGAAAACACACCGGGGAAAAACCCTTTCGCTGTTCAGATTGCGGTAAATCGTTCTCTCGAAAGGAACATGTGGCaacacacatgagaacacacacaggaggaaTACCCTTTACTTGTTCAGTGTGTGGAGAAAGCTATGGTCATAGGGCCAGTTTGACTGAGCACATGCAGAAACACAACACAGAGAGCtaa
- the LOC133400189 gene encoding oocyte zinc finger protein XlCOF6.1-like codes for MPDGDDMEEPLRSNAECEDVQQLIGREEEFRPRLQWGNSNLDQEDPQFIRVKAEVEAPQPSHIKVEEEEAVVSKLPLTGVSVKSEDEQPEWSQMHHQSPSGDQCERPLSENVLAPLSESDDMEGPLRSNADCEADDKHRKCSEKQRHFGHKETSQMRKKCVTCSVCGKGFTKKSTLNRHMRTHTGEKPFSCSVCGTAFSRKQTMVTHMRTHTGETPFCCSVCGKSCVTKQTLTTHMRTHTGEKPYSCTFCGKEFARSGPMLRHMRIHTGEKPFSCSVCSKTFSQKGSMQAHMRTHTGEKPFCCSTCGKTFSQKENMVTHMRTHTGEKPFSCSVCGKTFSQKGSMESHMRGHTGVKPFTCLTCSKVFSKKPHLVSHMRTHTGEKPFSCSLCGERYAHRASLTDHKRKHNTERE; via the exons ATGCCAGACGGTGACGACATGGAAGAACCTTTGAGGAGCAACGCAGAATGTGAAG ACGTCCAGCAGCTGATTGGTCGTGAGGAAGAATTTCGCCCTCGGCTGCAGTGGGGGAACTCCAATTTGGACCAGGAGGATCCACAGTTCATCCGTGTTAAAGCAGAAGTGGAGGCTCCACAGCCGTCTCACATTAAGGTGGAAGAAGAGGAGGCTGTCGTCAGCAAGTTGCCACTGACAGGTGTCTCTGTGAAAAGCGAGGACGAACAACCGGAGTGGTCACAAATGCATCATCAAAGTCCAAGTGGAGACCAATGTGAACGACCACTATCAGAAAACGTCTTAGCTCCGTTATCAGAGAGTGATGACATGGAAGGACCTTTGAGGAGCAATGCAGACTGTGAAGCTGACGACAAACATAGGAAATGCTctgaaaaacaaagacattttggccaCAAGGAAACTTCACAAATGCGTAAGAAATGTGttacctgctcagtttgtggtaaaggtTTTACgaaaaaatcaacattgaatagacacatgagaacacacacaggagaaaaaccctttagttgctcGGTTTGTGGTACAGCATTCTCTAGAAAACAAACTATGGTCACACatatgagaacacacactggagaaaccCCCTTttgttgctcagtttgtggtaaaagttgTGTGACAAAACAAACTTTGACAACgcacatgagaacgcacactggagaaaaaccttataGTTGCACCTTTTGTGGTAAAGAATTTGCTCGAAGTGGACCAATGCTAAGACACATGAGAATCCACACAGGAGAAAAGCCCTTTAGTTGctcagtttgcagtaaaacattCTCTCAAAAGGGAAGTATGCAAGcgcacatgagaacacacacaggagaaaaacccttttgtTGCTCAACTTGTGGCAAAACATTCTCTCAAAAGGAAAACATGGTaacacacatgagaacacacacaggagaaaaaccgtttagttgctcagtttgcggtaaaaCATTCTCTCAAAAAGGAAGTATGGAATCACACATGAGAGGACACACAGGTGTAAAACCCTTTACTTGCTTAACTTGTAGTAAAGTCTTTTCTAAAAAGCCACATCTGGTatcacacatgagaacacacacgggagaaaaaccctttagttgctcGTTGTGTGGTGAACGCTATGCTCACAGGGCCAGTTTGACTGACCACAAGCGGAAACACAACACAGAGAGAGAATAA